One genomic segment of Desulforamulus reducens MI-1 includes these proteins:
- the carB gene encoding carbamoyl-phosphate synthase large subunit, whose amino-acid sequence MPKKQGIKKVLVIGSGPIVIGQAAEFDYAGTQACRSLKEEGLEVILVNSNPATIMTDANMADKVFIEPLTPEFVTRVIRQEKPDGLLPTLGGQVGLNIALQLAEQGVLDEEEVLLLGTPLDAIRKAEDREMFKLMMEQIAEPVPESTIVCSVWEAVEFADDIGYPVIVRPAYTLGGTGGGIAKNQEELKAVAIRGLKHSLIGQILVERSVAGWKEIEYEVIRDSADNCITVCNMENFDPVGVHTGDSIVVAPSQTLSDREYQMLRSASLKIIRSLGIEGGCNVQFALDPHSYQYYVIEVNPRVSRSSALASKATGYPIAKVASKIAIGLTLDEIRNSVTGKTYACFEPTLDYVVLKFPRWPFDKFTDADRTLGTQMKATGEVMSIDRTFEAALMKAIRSLEVGIHGLQLPELAGLSEPELIAKLIKAEDQRLFAIVEYFRRGGSVQRVAELTSIDVFFLEKIYHALAFEKQLAAEGKTKLGKDTLLIAKRMGLSDQYIGWLAGMTEAQVRGLRQSFGLEPVYKMVDTCAAEFEAATPYYYSCYETENEAQPTNRNKIVVLGSGPIRIGQGIEFDYCSVHSVWALKEEGIEAITINNNPETVSTDFDTSDRLYFEPLVAEDVMNILEKENPLGVIVQFGGQTAINLAKPLEKAGYQILGTSVDAIDIAEDRERFDKLLVDLDIPKPPGRTAYSLQEATAIAGEIGFPVLVRPSYVLGGRAMEIVYSQEELHAYMERAVKVTPDHPVLVDHYMVGKEFEVDAISDGKTVLIPGIMEHIERAGVHSGDSISVYPAQTLTPTQIEQMVSYTERLARALGVKGLVNIQYVLHEGQIYVIEVNPRSSRTVPYLSKVTGVPMVNLATKCAMGKTLAEMGYPGGLLPETGLVAVKAPVFSFGKLLNVDVSLGPEMKSTGEVLGVDRHFSVALYKALMAAGTSFPKQGTVLATIADRDKEESLAVIQGLVELGYTVCATKGTAAFLQQHSIEVKEVNKVGEGGETIVDLIKAGSINLVINTISRGKEPQRDGFKIRRSAVEHGIPCLTSMDTAWAMLEVLYGIQEGEVPDLIPLQNYMNK is encoded by the coding sequence ATGCCCAAAAAGCAGGGGATTAAAAAAGTTTTGGTAATAGGTTCTGGCCCCATCGTCATTGGCCAGGCAGCTGAATTTGATTATGCGGGAACTCAAGCCTGCCGTTCATTAAAAGAAGAGGGACTGGAAGTAATACTGGTTAACTCTAATCCAGCCACCATTATGACCGATGCCAATATGGCTGATAAAGTATTTATTGAACCTTTAACACCGGAGTTTGTCACCCGTGTCATACGGCAAGAAAAACCGGACGGTTTATTACCAACTCTGGGGGGACAGGTTGGCCTAAACATCGCATTGCAACTGGCCGAGCAGGGAGTTTTGGATGAAGAGGAAGTTCTTTTACTGGGAACTCCCTTGGATGCCATCCGTAAGGCTGAAGACAGGGAAATGTTTAAACTCATGATGGAACAAATTGCTGAACCGGTTCCGGAAAGCACCATTGTTTGTTCGGTTTGGGAAGCAGTGGAGTTTGCTGATGACATTGGATATCCGGTCATTGTGCGTCCAGCCTATACGCTGGGTGGTACCGGCGGCGGGATAGCCAAAAACCAGGAAGAACTCAAGGCGGTTGCCATTCGGGGCTTAAAACATAGTTTAATTGGACAGATTTTAGTTGAACGCAGTGTGGCTGGTTGGAAAGAAATTGAGTATGAAGTAATACGGGACAGTGCTGATAATTGTATTACAGTTTGTAATATGGAGAATTTTGATCCAGTGGGTGTTCACACCGGTGATAGCATTGTGGTGGCACCCTCTCAGACCCTCAGTGACCGAGAGTACCAGATGCTTCGCAGTGCATCATTAAAGATCATACGTTCCCTTGGCATAGAAGGTGGTTGCAATGTGCAGTTTGCATTGGACCCACATAGTTACCAATATTATGTAATAGAAGTGAATCCCCGGGTCTCCCGCTCCTCGGCACTGGCTTCCAAAGCAACGGGTTATCCCATTGCCAAGGTGGCCAGTAAAATTGCCATTGGTTTGACACTGGACGAAATTCGTAATTCGGTAACAGGGAAAACCTATGCTTGTTTTGAACCCACCCTAGACTATGTGGTGCTAAAGTTTCCCCGCTGGCCCTTTGACAAATTTACCGATGCCGACCGTACCCTAGGTACACAAATGAAGGCCACTGGTGAAGTCATGTCCATAGACAGAACCTTTGAGGCTGCCTTAATGAAGGCCATCCGTTCGTTGGAAGTGGGAATCCACGGTTTGCAATTGCCAGAATTAGCGGGTTTATCAGAACCAGAGCTGATAGCAAAGTTAATAAAGGCCGAAGATCAACGGCTGTTTGCCATTGTAGAGTATTTTCGACGGGGTGGTAGCGTTCAGCGGGTTGCTGAATTAACTTCCATTGATGTTTTCTTCCTGGAAAAGATTTATCATGCCCTGGCCTTTGAAAAGCAGCTTGCGGCTGAGGGTAAAACAAAACTGGGTAAAGATACCTTGTTGATTGCAAAAAGAATGGGGTTATCGGATCAATACATTGGTTGGCTGGCGGGAATGACGGAGGCCCAGGTAAGGGGATTAAGGCAGAGCTTTGGCCTTGAGCCGGTCTACAAAATGGTAGACACCTGTGCTGCTGAGTTTGAGGCCGCAACACCCTATTACTACTCTTGTTACGAAACCGAGAATGAAGCCCAGCCCACCAATAGAAATAAAATAGTTGTTTTGGGTTCCGGTCCCATTCGGATTGGCCAGGGCATTGAGTTTGACTATTGTTCGGTTCATTCCGTGTGGGCCTTAAAAGAAGAGGGCATCGAAGCCATAACAATTAACAATAACCCGGAGACGGTGAGCACAGATTTTGACACTTCCGACCGACTATATTTTGAACCTCTGGTAGCAGAAGATGTGATGAACATTTTGGAAAAAGAAAATCCCCTGGGAGTTATTGTCCAATTTGGTGGACAGACTGCCATCAATCTGGCAAAACCTCTGGAAAAAGCAGGTTATCAAATTTTGGGAACTTCTGTGGATGCCATAGATATTGCCGAAGATAGGGAGCGCTTTGATAAACTGTTGGTAGACTTAGATATACCAAAACCGCCGGGAAGGACTGCCTATTCCCTGCAAGAGGCAACCGCCATTGCCGGGGAAATCGGATTCCCGGTACTGGTACGACCCTCCTATGTACTGGGAGGACGGGCCATGGAGATTGTCTATTCCCAAGAAGAACTTCATGCCTATATGGAAAGGGCTGTAAAGGTAACCCCGGATCACCCGGTTTTGGTGGATCACTATATGGTGGGCAAGGAATTTGAGGTGGATGCCATTTCTGATGGCAAAACCGTGTTGATTCCAGGAATTATGGAGCATATAGAACGGGCAGGCGTTCATTCCGGTGACAGTATCTCGGTTTATCCAGCCCAAACCCTAACACCTACCCAGATTGAACAAATGGTAAGTTATACAGAGCGTTTAGCCCGGGCCTTGGGCGTTAAGGGGTTGGTGAACATCCAGTATGTTCTCCACGAAGGACAGATCTATGTCATTGAGGTAAACCCCCGCTCCAGCCGTACTGTACCCTACCTAAGCAAAGTAACGGGTGTTCCCATGGTGAACCTTGCTACCAAATGTGCAATGGGTAAAACCTTGGCAGAAATGGGTTATCCAGGAGGTCTGCTGCCGGAAACAGGTCTGGTGGCTGTAAAAGCACCTGTGTTCTCCTTTGGCAAACTGTTAAATGTAGATGTATCCCTGGGCCCTGAAATGAAGTCTACCGGCGAGGTGCTGGGGGTGGATCGTCACTTCTCGGTGGCCTTATATAAAGCTTTAATGGCCGCAGGAACAAGCTTTCCAAAACAGGGAACAGTTCTTGCCACCATTGCGGACCGTGATAAAGAAGAATCCCTAGCAGTAATTCAAGGACTGGTGGAGTTGGGATATACAGTGTGCGCCACCAAGGGTACGGCGGCATTTCTGCAACAACATAGCATTGAGGTTAAAGAGGTCAATAAGGTAGGCGAAGGCGGAGAAACCATTGTTGATCTAATTAAAGCAGGCAGCATCAACCTGGTAATTAATACCATTAGTCGAGGGAAGGAACCCCAGAGGGATGGTTTTAAGATCCGAAGATCTGCAGTGGAACATGGTATTCCATGTTTAACCTCCATGGACACTGCCTGGGCCATGTTGGAAGTGCTTTACGGAATACAGGAAGGTGAAGTGCCAGATTTAATTCCTCTCCAGAATTACATGAACAAATAG
- a CDS encoding dihydroorotate dehydrogenase electron transfer subunit, whose amino-acid sequence MSKVFDAKVLAVYMVAPNTYYMEFDAPDIARLAVPGQFVHVRCGETNDPLLRRPISIHMVSRPKGVLALLFRVVGKGTEILSQQKPGDRVNMMGPLGRGFTLPLPGSKVAVAAGGIGAAPLVFLVQELANIKCQVTVYLGARDKRSILCDGQFIQMEAEVVIATDDGSLGFKGTVPELMKRHMDWRKTAMTYVCGPGIMMKEISTMLAEADVPGEVSLEERMGCGVGACLSCAVKISHHGQISNKRACFEGPVFPSWQVVWE is encoded by the coding sequence ATGTCGAAAGTTTTTGACGCAAAGGTTCTTGCGGTATATATGGTAGCACCGAATACCTATTATATGGAGTTTGATGCTCCGGATATTGCCCGGCTGGCAGTGCCGGGCCAATTTGTGCATGTACGTTGCGGTGAAACCAACGATCCATTGTTGCGTAGGCCCATATCCATCCATATGGTAAGTCGTCCCAAGGGCGTCCTGGCTCTACTATTTAGGGTTGTGGGCAAAGGAACGGAGATATTATCCCAACAAAAACCCGGGGACAGGGTTAACATGATGGGTCCTTTGGGAAGAGGATTTACCTTGCCGCTCCCAGGTTCGAAGGTAGCTGTGGCGGCTGGCGGTATTGGCGCAGCCCCGCTGGTCTTTTTAGTACAGGAACTTGCCAATATAAAATGCCAGGTTACGGTTTATCTAGGTGCCAGGGATAAAAGAAGCATTCTCTGTGATGGACAATTTATACAAATGGAGGCAGAGGTGGTCATAGCCACAGATGATGGTTCCCTAGGCTTTAAGGGAACCGTGCCGGAATTAATGAAGAGACATATGGATTGGCGTAAAACAGCCATGACCTATGTCTGTGGACCTGGCATTATGATGAAAGAAATATCTACCATGTTAGCAGAAGCAGATGTGCCGGGAGAAGTTTCACTGGAAGAGCGGATGGGCTGCGGTGTTGGAGCATGCCTATCCTGTGCCGTAAAAATTTCTCATCATGGTCAAATAAGCAATAAAAGAGCTTGTTTCGAAGGACCCGTATTTCCATCTTGGCAGGTGGTTTGGGAATGA
- a CDS encoding alkaline phosphatase family protein — translation MPENRKKVIYLVVDSFHPRALEHCMAQGKLPTLSYLIQKGSLHKACISAFPTATPTCTSTLATGVSPTEHRIPGMVWYHRGERRIVDYGSTWLSFIKNGIIQTVQDFVYNLNHKQLGWQIQTIYENLESKGYYTAAVNPLIYRGNKEYIAHIPFILKLITLFQLEDMTIYGPKGLSLGRTHQPPGDLRQSIKEFRYWRKFGINDKFAVKATQWFLGQQNSPDLLSVYLPDTDSIAHAKDPDCCEPCLTRLDKHLGSILNCFGNWDKALAERVFIIVGDHAQSALIPGKKALANVPEILGLYSQLRAGEDFTHDKDIVICSNERMAYIYLLRYQRGMKENIVACLLKEKKIDQIVWKADGWYHVATDRGKLSFSMGTGHHDCYGNQWQVKGEKGALDLKLDGESIQYGDYPNALERIAQCLDNPHAGDFAVTAKPGFIIHGEGAPRWPGRGSHGSLYREDSLVPLIISGAPAKMEKPRLMDIVSFLKSLFL, via the coding sequence ATGCCCGAGAACAGAAAGAAGGTCATCTATCTGGTGGTGGATTCCTTTCATCCTAGGGCATTGGAACATTGTATGGCACAGGGGAAGCTGCCGACCCTTTCATATTTAATTCAAAAGGGTTCATTACACAAGGCTTGCATTTCTGCCTTTCCCACCGCAACTCCGACTTGCACCAGTACACTGGCTACCGGGGTATCGCCGACAGAACATAGAATTCCAGGGATGGTATGGTACCATCGGGGTGAAAGGAGAATTGTTGATTACGGGTCTACTTGGCTATCTTTTATAAAGAACGGCATTATACAAACAGTACAGGATTTTGTTTATAATCTGAATCACAAGCAATTGGGATGGCAAATACAAACGATTTATGAGAATTTAGAGTCAAAGGGATATTATACTGCAGCGGTTAACCCCCTTATCTATAGAGGAAACAAAGAATATATCGCCCATATCCCGTTTATATTAAAGCTTATTACACTATTTCAACTGGAGGATATGACAATCTATGGCCCAAAGGGTCTTTCCTTAGGGCGTACCCATCAGCCCCCGGGAGACTTGCGTCAGAGTATCAAAGAGTTTCGTTATTGGAGAAAATTTGGCATAAATGACAAGTTTGCTGTAAAAGCAACCCAATGGTTCCTAGGGCAACAAAACAGTCCGGATTTACTAAGCGTTTATCTGCCGGATACCGACAGCATTGCCCATGCCAAAGATCCTGATTGTTGCGAACCCTGCTTGACAAGGCTGGATAAACATCTGGGAAGTATCCTTAACTGTTTTGGTAACTGGGACAAAGCACTGGCAGAGAGGGTATTTATTATTGTCGGAGATCATGCGCAATCTGCCCTAATACCGGGAAAAAAGGCTTTGGCTAATGTGCCGGAAATACTTGGGTTGTACTCCCAGCTCAGGGCGGGTGAAGATTTTACCCATGATAAGGATATTGTAATATGTTCCAATGAACGCATGGCCTATATTTATCTATTACGGTATCAACGGGGTATGAAGGAAAATATTGTTGCTTGCTTGTTAAAGGAAAAGAAGATAGATCAAATTGTCTGGAAAGCTGACGGTTGGTATCATGTTGCCACAGACCGAGGAAAGCTTTCCTTCTCTATGGGAACCGGCCATCACGATTGCTATGGCAATCAATGGCAAGTCAAAGGGGAGAAGGGCGCGTTGGATTTAAAACTGGATGGAGAATCTATCCAGTATGGTGATTACCCCAATGCTTTGGAACGCATTGCTCAATGTTTAGATAATCCCCATGCTGGGGATTTTGCAGTCACTGCTAAACCTGGCTTTATCATTCATGGAGAAGGGGCACCAAGGTGGCCGGGCAGGGGAAGCCATGGCTCCCTGTATCGGGAAGATTCATTGGTTCCTTTAATCATAAGCGGGGCTCCTGCTAAAATGGAGAAGCCCCGGCTGATGGATATAGTTTCCTTTCTTAAGTCCTTGTTTTTATGA
- a CDS encoding dihydroorotate dehydrogenase, producing MKLNLAVKIGQLDMINPVTTASGTFGYGQEYSPYVDLNQLGAIVVKGTTLEPREGNPTPRLVETPSGILNSIGLQNSGVDYLLEHYVPFFKKLQTNVIVNISGNTAEEYGQLAARLDEADGIAALEVNISCPNVKKGGMAFGGDFRTAAEVTKVVKNSTALPVIVKLSPNVTDIAEIARAVEGAGADGLSVINTLLGMAIDVRKRKPVLGNTMGGLSGPAVKPVALRAVWQVYKAVHIPIIGMGGIMNATDALEFILAGAQAVSVGTANFVNPYATKEIIQGMEKYLMENGIGDINELVGAAHL from the coding sequence ATGAAACTAAATTTAGCAGTTAAAATTGGCCAATTGGACATGATCAATCCTGTTACCACGGCCTCCGGCACCTTTGGGTATGGACAGGAATATTCCCCCTATGTGGATCTTAATCAATTAGGAGCCATTGTAGTAAAGGGAACAACCCTAGAACCTAGGGAGGGAAACCCCACCCCAAGGTTAGTAGAAACTCCTTCTGGTATACTAAATTCCATTGGTCTACAAAATTCTGGGGTGGATTATCTGCTTGAACATTATGTTCCGTTTTTTAAGAAACTACAAACCAACGTAATTGTTAATATTTCTGGTAATACAGCAGAAGAATATGGTCAGTTGGCTGCCCGATTAGATGAAGCAGATGGAATTGCGGCCCTTGAGGTCAATATATCCTGTCCCAACGTAAAGAAGGGCGGCATGGCCTTTGGTGGAGATTTCCGCACAGCTGCAGAAGTAACAAAGGTGGTGAAAAATTCTACTGCATTGCCGGTGATTGTTAAGTTATCCCCCAATGTTACAGATATTGCTGAAATTGCCCGGGCAGTGGAAGGGGCAGGGGCAGATGGGCTATCGGTTATCAATACTTTGTTGGGTATGGCCATCGATGTCCGTAAGAGAAAACCCGTGTTGGGGAATACTATGGGTGGTTTGTCAGGTCCGGCTGTAAAACCAGTGGCCCTGCGGGCGGTCTGGCAAGTGTACAAGGCTGTTCATATTCCAATCATAGGTATGGGCGGCATCATGAATGCTACAGACGCACTGGAATTTATCCTTGCCGGTGCCCAAGCGGTGTCTGTGGGAACGGCTAATTTTGTTAACCCCTATGCAACTAAAGAAATTATCCAGGGTATGGAAAAATACTTAATGGAAAACGGCATAGGCGATATAAACGAGCTAGTGGGAGCAGCGCATTTGTAA
- the lspA gene encoding signal peptidase II, with protein sequence MVRFLVVLMGTVFIDLYTKYMVMNKMAEGQTIPVWPEVFHLTYIQNPGAAFGMLAGKTWIFIGITLAVLGAMVLGYRWISQAGVLYQWALGMVAGGALGNLVDRIRFAKVIDFLDFRIWPIFNLADTAICIGVAFILWDALGEFRATRK encoded by the coding sequence ATGGTTCGCTTTTTAGTCGTCCTGATGGGTACCGTCTTTATTGATTTGTACACTAAGTATATGGTTATGAACAAAATGGCCGAGGGACAGACCATACCTGTATGGCCAGAAGTTTTCCATTTAACCTACATTCAGAATCCCGGAGCAGCCTTTGGTATGTTGGCCGGCAAAACCTGGATATTTATCGGAATTACCTTGGCAGTGTTAGGTGCTATGGTCCTTGGCTACCGTTGGATAAGCCAAGCCGGTGTACTTTATCAATGGGCCCTTGGCATGGTGGCAGGAGGGGCCCTGGGCAACTTGGTGGATCGTATTCGATTTGCTAAGGTTATTGATTTTCTTGATTTTAGAATTTGGCCTATTTTTAATTTGGCCGATACGGCCATATGTATTGGGGTGGCATTCATATTATGGGATGCCCTGGGAGAATTTAGAGCAACAAGAAAATGA
- the pyrF gene encoding orotidine-5'-phosphate decarboxylase yields MNHKEQTAREKLIVALDVDTAEEAVTLTKKLTPYAAFFKVGMQLFYSHGPEIIRIIKDQGAKVFLDLKLHDIPNTVGQAARVLAGLGADIINVHAAGGVDMMQAAANAVRQRAYSLGIPAPMIISVTVLTSIDQRIFEQELGMPGTIQDKVKKWAVMTQKAGLDGVVASPREIQIIREACGTAFKIITPGIRPSWSVSGDQKRIMTPAKAIQQGTSYLVVGRPITGDKDPAAAAQRILSEITEVL; encoded by the coding sequence ATGAATCATAAAGAGCAAACGGCCAGAGAAAAATTAATAGTAGCTCTGGATGTTGATACAGCAGAAGAAGCAGTAACTCTAACCAAGAAACTCACTCCCTATGCGGCATTCTTTAAAGTGGGTATGCAGTTATTCTATAGCCATGGGCCGGAGATCATTCGTATAATCAAGGATCAAGGGGCAAAGGTGTTTTTGGACTTAAAGCTCCACGATATTCCCAATACCGTTGGACAAGCAGCAAGGGTCCTGGCAGGGCTGGGAGCGGACATCATCAATGTCCATGCTGCCGGAGGAGTGGATATGATGCAGGCGGCTGCCAATGCAGTTAGGCAAAGAGCTTACTCCTTAGGAATCCCGGCCCCCATGATAATTTCAGTCACTGTACTGACCAGCATTGACCAAAGGATCTTTGAGCAGGAGTTGGGAATGCCTGGCACCATTCAGGATAAAGTAAAAAAATGGGCGGTTATGACTCAGAAAGCAGGCTTGGACGGCGTAGTAGCATCGCCCCGGGAAATACAAATCATACGGGAAGCTTGTGGGACGGCTTTTAAAATTATTACACCGGGCATCCGGCCGTCCTGGTCCGTGAGCGGTGACCAAAAAAGAATCATGACACCGGCTAAGGCAATTCAACAGGGGACATCCTACCTGGTTGTGGGTAGGCCCATTACTGGCGACAAGGACCCGGCTGCGGCTGCCCAAAGAATATTGTCAGAAATAACAGAGGTACTTTAA
- the pyrE gene encoding orotate phosphoribosyltransferase — protein sequence MNREEIIDIFTKTGAMLSGHFRLTSGKHSNRYFQCAQVLQHPQYTQKLCQELANRFENQGVQTVIGPAMGGILVSYEVARSLGVRSLFTERENGKMSLRRSFSLQPGEKVLVVEDVITTGGSVAEVIEVVKSLGGEVVGVGVLVDRSNGKANLGVRTEALLTVSVETYDPDNCPLCDQGLPAVKPGSRQIT from the coding sequence ATGAATAGAGAAGAGATAATAGATATTTTTACAAAAACCGGGGCTATGTTGTCCGGCCATTTTCGTTTAACTTCCGGTAAACATAGCAATCGATATTTTCAATGTGCTCAGGTGCTGCAGCATCCGCAATACACCCAGAAACTCTGCCAAGAACTGGCAAATCGTTTCGAGAACCAGGGTGTTCAGACAGTTATTGGTCCAGCTATGGGTGGTATTCTAGTTTCCTATGAAGTGGCTAGGTCCCTGGGTGTACGCAGTTTGTTTACGGAAAGAGAAAACGGCAAGATGTCCCTTAGACGCAGTTTTTCCCTGCAGCCTGGAGAAAAGGTATTGGTAGTGGAAGATGTTATCACCACCGGGGGATCTGTGGCGGAAGTTATTGAGGTGGTTAAAAGTTTGGGTGGTGAAGTTGTAGGAGTAGGAGTGCTGGTTGACCGCAGCAATGGCAAGGCCAACCTTGGTGTAAGAACTGAGGCCCTATTAACGGTTTCGGTGGAAACCTACGACCCGGACAACTGTCCCCTATGCGACCAAGGACTACCGGCTGTAAAACCCGGCAGTCGACAAATAACCTAG
- a CDS encoding Rqc2 family fibronectin-binding protein: MAFDGLVMAAVAQELTSGLVGGRVEKIQQPTTHELILVIHTREKGKQRLLISADARDARIHFTQASHVNPLSPPIFCMVLRKHLEGGRIRSVEQIGLERILQFTVDSRDELGRPGEKHLICEVMGKHSNILLVDPTTNTILDGIHRYSHAVSRYREVLPNRPYLSPPEQSKFDPRKLTEDQFREILMSGDIDLKVTDIFLQRIAGVGPLTCRELVFRAGLAVDYRLEHCGDYELTQLWQQIQYLGELLEKGYFQPTLLLDRRELPVDFSAIDLSHLKFFKKETGSISHVLDGYYRKIIELRQLESFRHSLLQTVRKEIGRLKKKISLYQKSLASAEKADEYRIFGELLTANLYQIDQGKEARVQNFYDPAGTETIIAMDSSLTPSQNAQEYFRKYLKAKNTRNAVTQQLEQAESELNYLDAVDTALSQAMYQEDLKEIRSELEEQAYLKPKIQQVKNRSQKEKLRPQPMSFLSSEGFTILVGKNNKQNDYLSLRLASEDDIWLHTKDIPGSHVIIRNPAGEVPNQTLLEAATLAAWFSKSRQSGKVPVDFTLRRHVRKPKGAKPGMVIYDNQQTLYVAPSEELVDQLAAKKD; this comes from the coding sequence ATGGCATTTGATGGTTTGGTCATGGCCGCTGTGGCCCAAGAGCTGACAAGTGGATTAGTGGGAGGTCGGGTTGAGAAAATCCAACAACCCACTACCCATGAACTTATACTGGTTATTCATACCCGAGAAAAGGGTAAACAAAGGCTCCTTATCTCTGCAGATGCTCGGGATGCCCGCATTCATTTTACCCAAGCCTCCCATGTAAATCCCCTATCTCCGCCGATCTTTTGTATGGTGCTGCGCAAACACCTTGAAGGCGGTCGCATTCGTTCTGTGGAACAGATTGGTTTAGAACGAATTTTGCAATTTACCGTAGATTCCCGCGACGAACTGGGCCGTCCCGGAGAAAAGCATTTAATCTGCGAGGTCATGGGAAAACATAGTAATATACTACTGGTGGATCCCACAACTAACACTATTTTGGATGGCATTCATCGTTACTCCCATGCCGTTTCCCGTTATCGGGAAGTTTTACCGAATCGTCCTTACCTGTCGCCTCCGGAGCAAAGCAAATTCGATCCCCGTAAGCTAACGGAGGATCAATTTAGAGAGATCTTGATGTCCGGGGATATTGACCTCAAGGTTACAGATATTTTTTTACAGAGAATTGCCGGTGTGGGGCCCTTAACCTGTCGGGAGTTGGTGTTCAGGGCAGGGTTGGCAGTTGACTATAGATTAGAACACTGTGGCGATTATGAATTAACTCAACTGTGGCAACAAATTCAATACCTTGGTGAGCTACTTGAAAAGGGGTACTTTCAACCCACACTACTTTTGGACCGCCGCGAATTACCAGTGGATTTTTCTGCCATTGATCTATCACATCTAAAGTTTTTCAAAAAAGAAACAGGCAGTATCAGTCATGTTTTGGATGGCTACTATAGAAAAATTATCGAACTCAGACAATTGGAGTCCTTCCGCCATTCTCTTTTACAGACAGTCCGCAAGGAAATCGGTCGCTTAAAAAAGAAGATATCACTCTATCAGAAATCCCTCGCCTCCGCCGAAAAAGCTGATGAGTATCGTATCTTTGGGGAGTTATTGACAGCAAATCTGTATCAAATTGACCAGGGAAAAGAGGCCAGGGTGCAAAACTTTTATGATCCAGCGGGAACAGAAACAATCATCGCAATGGATTCGTCGTTAACCCCCTCCCAAAATGCCCAGGAATACTTTAGAAAATATTTGAAGGCTAAAAATACCCGGAATGCAGTGACCCAACAATTGGAGCAGGCAGAATCCGAGCTGAACTATCTTGATGCAGTGGATACGGCCCTTTCCCAAGCAATGTATCAGGAGGATCTAAAGGAAATACGTAGTGAATTAGAAGAGCAAGCCTACCTTAAGCCTAAAATACAACAGGTTAAAAATCGCTCTCAAAAAGAAAAACTTCGTCCCCAACCCATGTCTTTTCTATCTTCCGAGGGCTTTACCATTTTGGTAGGTAAAAATAATAAACAAAATGATTACCTATCCTTACGTCTGGCCAGCGAGGACGACATTTGGTTGCATACTAAAGATATTCCAGGCTCTCACGTCATCATTCGTAATCCTGCGGGAGAAGTGCCAAATCAAACTTTACTAGAAGCAGCCACCCTCGCTGCTTGGTTTAGTAAATCAAGACAATCCGGGAAGGTGCCGGTTGATTTCACTCTGCGGCGGCATGTACGCAAACCCAAGGGTGCCAAACCGGGGATGGTTATATACGATAACCAACAAACCCTCTATGTCGCGCCCAGCGAGGAACTGGTGGACCAATTGGCTGCAAAAAAAGATTAA